One stretch of Pseudomonas sp. NC02 DNA includes these proteins:
- the tusD gene encoding sulfurtransferase complex subunit TusD, whose protein sequence is MKFAIALFSAAHAPSSRRALLFAQAALAGGHEIVRLFFYQDGVYSASTNIVAPQDEQDIARQWREFVSEHQLDGVVCIAAALRRGVLNAEEATRYQRSAVNLDAPWALSGLGQLHDAAQSADRLICFGGP, encoded by the coding sequence ATGAAGTTCGCGATTGCGCTTTTTTCCGCCGCCCATGCGCCCTCCTCGCGCCGTGCCTTGCTGTTCGCCCAGGCGGCGCTGGCGGGTGGGCATGAGATTGTGCGGCTGTTTTTTTATCAGGATGGCGTCTACAGCGCGTCCACCAACATTGTTGCGCCGCAGGACGAGCAGGATATTGCCCGTCAGTGGCGCGAGTTTGTCAGCGAGCATCAGCTTGATGGCGTGGTGTGCATCGCCGCGGCCCTGCGCCGTGGCGTGCTGAATGCCGAAGAGGCCACCCGTTATCAGCGCAGCGCGGTGAACCTGGACGCGCCTTGGGCATTGTCCGGGCTTGGGCAGTTGCATGACGCCGCCCAGTCCGCTGACCGTTTGATCTGCTTCGGAGGGCCGTGA
- a CDS encoding TusE/DsrC/DsvC family sulfur relay protein — protein sequence MNTLTVGERTLELDKDGYLVDLTEWSSDVANALATAEALELTPEHWEILELLRGFYTEFQLSPATRPLIKYTALKLGPEKGNSLHLNRLFKGTPAKLAAKLAGLPRPTNCL from the coding sequence ATGAACACTTTGACCGTAGGTGAACGCACCCTCGAACTGGACAAGGACGGCTACCTCGTCGACCTGACCGAGTGGTCCAGCGACGTGGCCAACGCCCTCGCCACCGCCGAAGCGCTGGAGCTGACCCCGGAACACTGGGAAATCCTCGAACTGCTGCGCGGCTTTTATACCGAATTCCAGCTGTCGCCCGCCACCCGCCCGCTGATCAAGTACACCGCCTTGAAGCTGGGCCCGGAAAAGGGCAACAGCCTGCACCTCAACCGACTGTTCAAAGGCACTCCCGCCAAACTCGCCGCCAAGCTGGCGGGCCTGCCCAGGCCGACGAATTGCTTATGA
- a CDS encoding bifunctional GNAT family N-acetyltransferase/nucleoside diphosphate kinase regulator, with the protein MNKPFISLCPEITRAHALTLVDWLEDERITCYLSDSRHVSRSIEQVIDRTQLPILTHLFNQGGRFFMAYDRHDAPVGFVRLIKTGSNCEIVLVIGDSDKWGRNLGASTIREGMKLAFLDMRAEKLIAKIHPDNSRSLKAFLRSGFMLESETPTLTSFSMTAASYFQFLREGAGGDSTRIYITEIDKARLEDLIAFEQGPAVVELEHELERAIVVKPQQVACNVITMNSRALLQLDDEEFEVALVYPEDADSNAAKHSVYSDIGTAILGYQEGDAIDWRIADRTRRIEIKKVLYQPEAAGDFHL; encoded by the coding sequence ATGAACAAGCCTTTCATTTCGCTGTGCCCTGAAATTACGCGGGCGCACGCGCTGACGTTGGTGGATTGGTTAGAGGATGAACGCATCACCTGCTATCTGAGCGATTCGCGTCATGTCTCCCGCTCCATTGAGCAAGTCATTGATCGGACTCAGTTGCCGATCCTGACTCATCTATTCAACCAGGGCGGCAGATTCTTTATGGCCTATGACCGGCATGACGCTCCGGTGGGCTTTGTCCGTCTCATCAAGACCGGCTCAAATTGCGAGATTGTCCTGGTCATCGGAGACAGCGACAAATGGGGCCGGAACCTGGGCGCCAGCACGATCCGCGAAGGCATGAAACTGGCCTTCCTCGACATGCGGGCCGAGAAGCTCATCGCCAAGATTCACCCGGACAACTCGCGCTCGCTGAAAGCCTTTCTGCGCAGCGGCTTTATGCTGGAGAGCGAAACGCCGACATTGACGTCATTTTCCATGACGGCGGCGAGCTATTTCCAGTTCTTGCGCGAAGGCGCCGGTGGCGACTCCACCAGGATCTACATCACTGAAATCGACAAGGCCAGGCTCGAGGATCTGATCGCGTTCGAGCAAGGCCCGGCGGTTGTTGAACTCGAACATGAGCTTGAGCGGGCCATTGTCGTCAAGCCGCAGCAGGTGGCGTGCAATGTCATCACGATGAACTCCAGGGCCTTGCTGCAACTGGACGATGAAGAGTTCGAAGTGGCCTTGGTCTACCCTGAAGACGCGGACAGCAACGCAGCAAAGCATTCCGTGTATTCCGACATAGGCACCGCCATCCTTGGCTATCAGGAGGGAGACGCCATCGACTGGCGAATTGCTGACCGGACCCGCCGGATTGAGATCAAGAAAGTGCTTTACCAGCCGGAGGCTGCGGGCGACTTCCACCTGTAA
- a CDS encoding glycosyl transferase family protein, which yields MTDFAPLITETPAEHPFAPFVRILGKGKRGARNLTREEAREAMGMLLDEKVEDTQLGAFLMLLRHKEESPEELAGFTEAVRERLNAPSLNVDVDWPTYAGKKRHLPWYLLAAKCLAQNGVRILMHGGGAHTAGRLYTEQLLDGLQIPLCRNWQQVEAALEQGNLAFIPLGDWAPQLQRMIDLRNTLGLRSPIHSLARILNPLSARCGLQSIFHPGYQGVHRDASGLLGDNSIVIKGDGGEIEINPDTISHLYGTTGGESWDEEWPALSAQRHVKPAALEPEHLKALWRGEVQDSYPQLALIATMALALRGLGHPREQAFELAQQYWDARDKSI from the coding sequence ATGACTGATTTTGCCCCGTTGATCACTGAAACCCCTGCCGAACATCCGTTCGCGCCGTTCGTGCGCATCCTCGGCAAAGGCAAGCGCGGCGCCCGCAACCTCACCCGTGAGGAAGCCCGGGAAGCCATGGGCATGTTGCTGGACGAGAAGGTCGAAGACACCCAGCTCGGCGCCTTCCTCATGCTGCTGCGGCACAAGGAAGAAAGCCCGGAAGAACTCGCAGGCTTCACCGAAGCCGTGCGCGAGCGCCTGAATGCACCGTCGCTCAATGTGGATGTCGACTGGCCGACCTACGCCGGTAAAAAACGCCACCTGCCGTGGTACCTGCTGGCAGCCAAGTGCCTGGCACAGAACGGCGTGCGTATCCTGATGCACGGCGGCGGCGCGCATACGGCAGGCCGGCTCTACACCGAGCAGTTGCTGGATGGCTTGCAGATTCCGTTGTGCCGCAATTGGCAACAGGTGGAAGCGGCCCTTGAACAGGGCAACCTGGCGTTTATTCCCCTGGGGGACTGGGCGCCGCAACTGCAGCGCATGATCGACCTGCGCAACACCCTGGGCCTGCGCTCGCCGATCCATTCACTGGCGCGCATCCTCAACCCGTTGAGCGCCCGCTGCGGCCTGCAAAGCATCTTCCACCCGGGCTACCAGGGCGTACACCGCGATGCCAGCGGCCTGCTTGGCGACAACAGCATCGTGATCAAGGGCGACGGCGGCGAGATCGAGATCAACCCGGACACCATCAGCCACCTGTACGGCACTACCGGCGGCGAAAGCTGGGATGAAGAGTGGCCCGCCCTCTCCGCCCAGCGCCACGTCAAGCCTGCGGCCCTGGAGCCCGAGCATTTGAAGGCGCTATGGCGCGGTGAGGTGCAGGACAGCTACCCGCAACTGGCACTGATCGCCACCATGGCCCTGGCCTTGCGCGGCCTCGGCCACCCGCGGGAACAGGCGTTCGAACTGGCCCAGCAGTACTGGGATGCCCGGGACAAATCGATTTAG
- a CDS encoding Bax inhibitor-1/YccA family protein: MREQNYAVNGNAQAEQLEVSRVLRNTYGLLALTLAFSGVMAFVAQQMRVGYPNIFVVLIGFYGLFFLTNKLRDSAWGLVSAFALTGFMGFILGPILNRYLGMAGGAEVVSSAFAMTALVFGGLSAYVLISRKDMSFLGGFITAGFFVLLAAVLAGMFFQISGLQLAISAGFVLFSSACILFQTSAIIQGGERNYIMATISLYVSIYNLFISLLQIFGIMGRDD; encoded by the coding sequence ATGCGCGAACAAAATTACGCAGTGAATGGAAACGCGCAGGCTGAGCAGCTAGAAGTTAGCCGCGTCCTGCGCAATACGTACGGCTTGCTCGCTCTCACCCTCGCGTTCAGCGGCGTGATGGCCTTCGTAGCCCAGCAAATGCGCGTCGGCTACCCGAATATCTTCGTCGTGCTGATCGGCTTCTACGGTCTGTTCTTCCTGACCAACAAGCTGCGCGACTCGGCCTGGGGCCTGGTGTCGGCGTTTGCCCTGACCGGTTTCATGGGCTTTATCCTCGGCCCGATCCTTAACCGTTACCTCGGCATGGCCGGCGGCGCGGAAGTGGTCAGCTCGGCATTTGCCATGACTGCCCTGGTATTTGGCGGCCTGTCGGCCTACGTGCTGATTTCCCGCAAGGACATGAGCTTCCTGGGTGGTTTCATCACCGCCGGTTTCTTCGTGTTACTGGCTGCGGTACTGGCAGGCATGTTCTTCCAGATCAGCGGCCTGCAACTGGCGATCAGCGCAGGTTTCGTGCTGTTCTCCTCGGCCTGCATCCTGTTCCAGACCAGCGCAATCATCCAGGGTGGCGAGCGTAACTACATCATGGCCACCATCAGCCTGTATGTATCGATCTACAACCTGTTTATCAGCCTGTTGCAGATCTTCGGCATCATGGGCCGCGACGACTGA
- a CDS encoding Hsp20 family protein — protein sequence MATTLSLAPLFRQSVGFDRFNDLFESALRSEAPNTYPPHNVEKHGDDEYRIVIAVAGLTEADLDIQVEKGVLTVVGDKRETEKAVTYLHQGIAQRAFRLSFRLADHIEVRGASMNNGLLSIDLLRVVPEEAKPKRITIGSGKEPELRQVSLQ from the coding sequence ATGGCTACTACCCTTTCGTTGGCCCCTTTGTTCCGTCAATCCGTGGGCTTCGATCGCTTCAATGACCTGTTTGAGTCGGCGCTTCGCAGCGAGGCTCCGAACACTTATCCGCCTCACAATGTGGAAAAGCACGGTGATGACGAATATCGCATTGTCATTGCTGTCGCTGGGCTTACTGAAGCGGATCTGGATATACAGGTCGAGAAGGGCGTTTTGACAGTCGTTGGCGACAAGCGCGAAACCGAGAAAGCAGTCACTTATCTGCACCAGGGCATCGCGCAACGAGCATTTCGGCTGTCGTTCCGGCTGGCAGATCATATCGAGGTGCGCGGTGCTTCGATGAACAACGGGCTGTTAAGCATCGACTTGCTGCGCGTGGTTCCTGAAGAGGCCAAGCCCAAGCGCATCACGATTGGTAGCGGGAAAGAGCCCGAACTGCGTCAGGTTAGTTTGCAATAA
- the tusC gene encoding sulfurtransferase complex subunit TusC yields MSKSLLVISRQAPWSGPGAREALDIVLAGGAFDLPIGLLFLDDGVFQLAASQDARAVQQKDLSANLQALELFGVEEVFACSHSLAVRGLATSGNAQPLSSEQISQMIDRYDQVITL; encoded by the coding sequence ATGTCGAAATCCTTGCTGGTGATCAGCCGACAGGCGCCGTGGTCCGGCCCCGGCGCCCGTGAAGCGCTGGATATCGTATTGGCTGGCGGCGCGTTTGATTTGCCGATTGGCCTGTTGTTTCTGGATGACGGCGTGTTTCAACTGGCCGCAAGCCAGGACGCCAGGGCCGTGCAACAGAAAGACCTGAGCGCCAACCTCCAGGCCCTGGAATTATTTGGCGTCGAAGAGGTGTTTGCCTGCAGCCATAGCCTCGCCGTGCGCGGGCTGGCCACCTCCGGCAACGCACAGCCGCTGAGCAGTGAACAAATTTCACAGATGATTGACCGTTACGACCAGGTGATTACCCTCTGA
- a CDS encoding OprD family porin — translation MKKRQPLLQLNTLAVALAFALPAMSYASDQSDSKGFVADSSLNILNRNLFWNQNGNGAHTRDWSQALMATYSSGFTQGTIGIGIDAFADLALRIDGDTDRAGGPNIPSDANGNPDHGFAKAGGDVKFRISNTTLKVGDLQPTSPVFATADNYLMPQTATGFQIDSHEITGLNLEAGHYTSGTGTTTTSRSGDILASYAGVEASSASFAGGKYQFSKEFTASLYGAHLEDVWNQYYVNLNLVHPLTDDQSVALDFNLYRTLDDGSAKAGTIDTTAASLAAAYTLGAQTFTLAGQKVHGDEPFDYVGFGETNAGVGAGRYGNSINLADSVQYSDFNGPGERSWQMRYDLDMGAFGAPGLSFMARHIRGAGIDGTHTPGNSAYTGFYGANDQEHETDAEVKYVVQSGPAKKLSFRLREAWHDGDASTGGHLVQTRLITEYPLNIF, via the coding sequence ATGAAAAAACGTCAACCGTTACTTCAGCTCAATACCTTGGCCGTGGCGCTGGCATTTGCCTTGCCGGCCATGAGCTATGCCAGCGATCAGTCCGACTCCAAGGGCTTTGTCGCCGACAGCAGCTTGAATATCCTCAACCGCAACCTGTTCTGGAACCAGAACGGCAACGGCGCCCACACCCGTGACTGGAGCCAGGCGCTGATGGCGACCTACAGCTCGGGCTTCACTCAAGGCACCATTGGCATCGGCATTGATGCGTTTGCCGACCTGGCGTTGCGCATCGACGGGGACACCGACCGCGCCGGTGGCCCGAACATACCGTCCGACGCCAATGGCAATCCGGATCATGGCTTCGCGAAGGCTGGTGGTGACGTCAAGTTCCGTATTTCCAATACCACGCTCAAGGTCGGCGACCTGCAACCTACGTCGCCGGTGTTCGCCACCGCCGATAACTACCTGATGCCACAGACCGCAACAGGCTTCCAGATCGACAGCCATGAAATCACCGGCCTGAACCTGGAGGCCGGCCATTACACCTCCGGCACCGGTACCACCACCACCTCGCGCAGCGGCGACATTCTCGCCAGCTATGCGGGCGTGGAAGCGTCGTCGGCCAGCTTCGCGGGGGGCAAATACCAGTTCAGCAAGGAATTCACCGCGTCGCTGTACGGAGCACACCTGGAAGACGTGTGGAATCAGTACTACGTCAACCTGAACCTTGTTCATCCACTGACCGATGACCAATCCGTCGCGCTGGACTTCAACCTCTATCGCACACTGGACGACGGCAGCGCCAAGGCCGGGACCATCGACACCACCGCAGCCTCGCTGGCGGCTGCCTACACCCTGGGTGCACAGACCTTCACCCTGGCCGGGCAGAAAGTGCATGGTGACGAGCCGTTCGACTACGTCGGCTTTGGGGAGACCAATGCCGGCGTCGGTGCCGGGCGCTACGGCAACTCGATCAACCTGGCTGACTCGGTGCAATACTCCGACTTCAACGGCCCGGGCGAGCGGTCCTGGCAGATGCGCTATGACCTGGACATGGGAGCCTTTGGCGCCCCCGGCCTGAGCTTCATGGCCCGCCATATTCGCGGTGCCGGCATCGACGGTACGCATACCCCCGGCAATTCGGCCTACACCGGGTTCTATGGCGCCAACGACCAGGAACACGAAACCGACGCCGAAGTGAAATACGTCGTGCAGAGTGGCCCGGCCAAGAAGCTGTCCTTCCGCCTGAGGGAAGCCTGGCACGATGGTGATGCGTCCACCGGGGGGCATCTGGTGCAGACACGCCTGATTACCGAGTACCCGTTGAATATCTTCTAA
- the tusB gene encoding sulfurtransferase complex subunit TusB gives MSTLHVVSHSPFTDSRLDSCLRLCGTQDAILLCGDGAYALQPASAPCQALQARGVKVFVLAEDSQARNLAVPEWAGSVDYPAFVQLSIDYDKVNTWL, from the coding sequence ATGTCGACCTTGCATGTGGTATCCCACTCGCCTTTTACCGACAGCCGGCTGGACAGCTGCCTGCGCCTCTGTGGCACCCAGGATGCGATCCTGCTGTGCGGCGACGGCGCCTACGCCCTGCAACCCGCCAGCGCGCCTTGCCAGGCCCTGCAGGCCAGGGGCGTGAAAGTGTTTGTACTGGCCGAAGACAGCCAGGCGCGTAACCTCGCCGTGCCTGAATGGGCCGGCAGTGTCGATTACCCGGCGTTCGTCCAGCTGTCGATCGACTATGACAAGGTCAACACCTGGCTATGA